A window from Saccharomyces eubayanus strain FM1318 chromosome XIV, whole genome shotgun sequence encodes these proteins:
- the RPL9B gene encoding 60S ribosomal protein uL6, whose protein sequence is MKYIQTEQQIDVPEGVTVNIKSRVIRVTGPRGTLNKNLKHIDVTFNRINNQLIKVAVHNGDRKHVAALRTVKSLVDNMITGVTKGYKYKMRYVYAHFPINVNIIEKEGAKFIEIRNFLGDKKIRNVPVRDGVAIEFSTNVKDEIVLSGNSVEDVSQNAADLQQICRVRNKDIRKFLDGIYVSHKGFITEDM, encoded by the coding sequence ATGAAGTACATTCAAACTGAACAACAAATCGACGTCCCAGAAGGTGTCACTGTCAACATTAAATCAAGAGTTATCAGAGTTACCGGCCCAAGAGGTactttgaacaagaacttGAAGCACATTGATGTTACTTTCAACAGAATCAACAATCAATTGATTAAGGTTGCTGTCCACAACGGTGACAGAAAGCACGTAGCTGCTTTGAGAACTGTCAAGTCTTTGGTTGACAACATGATCACTGGTGTCACTAAGGGTTACAAGTACAAGATGAGATACGTTTACGCGCATTTCCCAATCAATGTCAAcatcattgaaaaggaaggtGCTAAGTTCATCGAAATCAGAAACTTCTTGGGTGACAAGAAAATCAGAAACGTCCCAGTCAGAGATGGTGTTGCCATCGAATTCTCCACCAACGTCAAAGACGAAATTGTCTTGTCTGGTAACTCCGTCGAAGATGTTTCCCAAAACGCCGCCGATTTGCAACAAATCTGTCGTGTCAGAAACAAGGATATCCGTAAGTTTTTGGATGGTATCTACGTTTCCCACAAGGGTTTCATTACCGAAGACATGTaa
- the SUN4 gene encoding putative glucosidase SUN4: MKLSATALTVASLIGSNTIVSALPYAAEIGSDCTTTAHGSHQHKRAVAVTYVYETVIVDSNGQTVTPTVTGTSSAVSSTTTLVPESSAVTSSTEAKSSSSSSATAKKAHTTTLTSSSTPATSTSQETSTTSSTTSVGATTTASTTSSSGTSSIYGDLANFSGPNEKFQDGTIACSQFPSGQGVIPINWLGEGGWSGIENTDTSTGGSCKEGSYCSYACQPGMSKTQWPSDQPSDGRSMGGLLCKNGYLYRSNTDTDYLCEWGVDAAYIVSELSEDVAICRTDYPGTENMVIPAYVQAGDSLPLTVVDQDTYYTWQGMKTSAQYYVNNAGVSVEDGCVWGTSGSGVGNWAPLNFGAGSSDGVTYLSLIPNPNNGDALNYNVKIVAADDSTVIGECIYENGSFSGGADGCTVSVTSGQAKFVLYN; the protein is encoded by the coding sequence ATGAAACTATCTGCTACTGCTTTGACCGTCGCTTCATTGATCGGTTCTAACACTATTGTTTCCGCTTTACCATACGCGGCGGAGATTGGATCCGATTGCACTACCACTGCCCACGGATCTCACCAGCACAAGAGAGCCGTCGCTGTCACCTACGTTTACGAAACCGTCATCGTCGATTCCAATGGCCAAACCGTCACCCCTACTGTCACTGGGACTTCTTCTGCGGTTTCTTCAACCACTACCTTGGTTCCAGAATCTTCCGCTGTTACATCTTCTACCGAGgccaaatcttcttcttcttcttccgcAACTGCTAAAAAAGCACACACCACCACCCTTACTTCCTCTTCCACCCCAGCAACATCAACCTCTCAAGAAACCTCCACCACTTCCTCTACCACTTCAGTCGGCGCGACTACAACAGCCTCGACTACTTCTTCAAGCGGAACCAGCAGCATATACGGTGACTTGGCTAACTTCTCAGGTcccaatgaaaaattccaagaCGGTACCATTGCCTGTAGCCAATTCCCATCTGGTCAAGGTGTTATTCCCATTAACTGGTTAGGCGAAGGTGGCTGGTCCGGTATTGAAAACACTGACACTTCTACTGGTGGCTCATGTAAGGAAGGCTCTTACTGCTCTTACGCTTGTCAACCGGGCATGTCTAAGACACAATGGCCTTCCGATCAACCCTCTGATGGAAGATCAATGGGTGGTTTGCTATGTAAGAATGGCTACTTGTACCGTTCCAACACCGACACCGACTACTTGTGTGAATGGGGTGTTGATGCGGCCTACATCGTCTCTGAATTGAGCGAAGATGTTGCCATTTGTAGAACCGATTACCCAGGTACCGAAAACATGGTGATCCCAGCCTACGTCCAAGCCGGTGATTCTTTGCCCTTGACTGTCGTTGACCAAGATACCTACTACACTTGGCAAGGAATGAAGACATCCGCTCAATACTACGTCAACAACGCCGGCGTATCTGTCGAAGACGGTTGTGTTTGGGGCACTTCAGGCTCAGGCGTCGGTAACTGGGCCCCATTGAACTTTGGTGCTGGTTCCTCTGATGGTGTCACGTACTTGTCTTTGATTCCTAACCCTAACAACGGTGACGCATTGAACTACAACGTCAAGATTGTCGCCGCTGATGACTCTACTGTCATTGGTGAATGTATCTACGAAAACGGTAGTTTCAGCGGTGGTGCGGATGGATGTACTGTCTCCGTCACCTCCGGCCAGGCTAAATTTGTTCTATACAACTGA
- the AQR1 gene encoding Aqr1p, with protein sequence MSRSNSIYTEDIEMYPTHNEQHLTREYTRPRDEMKSEKLNFEDGYVNAHGTLSKATTREIEGDLESETSSHSGDDKLDHSQPITAETGAPYTLLSYGQKWGMVAVLTMCGFWSSLGSPIYYPALRQLEKEFNVDENMINITVVVYLMFQGIAPTVCGGLADCYGRRPIILGGMLVYVVASIGLARAPSYGVIMFLRCIQSIGISPTIAISSGVVGDFTLKHERGTFVGATSGFVLLGQCFGSLIGAVLTARWDWRSIFWFLTIGCGTCFIIAFLILPETKRTIAGNLSVRPKRFINRAPIFLLGPVKRRFRYDNPDYETLDPTIPKLDLTSAMKILALPEIILSLFPSGLLFAMWTLMLSSISSGLSVGPYNYRLVIIGVCYLPGGIGGLLGSFFTGRVIDMYFKRKLKKFEEDKANGLIPQDAEINMFRVRLVCLLPQNFLAVIAYLLFGWSIDKGWRIESVLITSFVCSYCAMSTLSTSTTLLVDLYPTKSSTASSCFNFVRCSLSTIFMGCFAKMKASMTVGGTFTFLCALVFCFNFLMFIPMKYGMKWRDDRLLKRQT encoded by the coding sequence ATGTCACGAAGTAACAGTATATATACAGAGGACATCGAAATGTACCCCACACACAATGAGCAGCACCTAACGAGGGAGTATACCAGACCTCGTGATGAgatgaaaagtgaaaagcTCAATTTCGAAGATGGATATGTCAACGCTCATGGGACTTTGTCTAAAGCCACCACAAGAGAAATAGAAGGCGACTTGGAATCCGAGACCTCTTCTCACTCCGGCGACGACAAACTAGATCACTCGCAACCAATAACCGCCGAAACGGGTGCACCATACACGTTGCTAAGTTACGGTCAGAAATGGGGGATGGTAGCAGTCCTAACCATGTGCGGATTTTGGTCTTCATTGGGGTCTCCGATCTATTATCCTGCCTTAAGACAATTAGAGAAGGAGTTCAATGTGGATGAAAACATGATCAACATAACCGTGGTTGTGTATTTAATGTTTCAAGGTATAGCACCCACGGTTTGCGGTGGGCTAGCAGATTGTTATGGTCGTAGACCTATCATTCTAGGTGGTATGTTAGTGTATGTTGTGGCATCCATTGGGCTAGCACGTGCTCCATCATACGGTGTTATCATGTTTTTGAGATGTATCCAGAGTATTGGTATTTCTCCCACAATCGCTATTAGTTCCGGAGTTGTCGGGGATTTCACTTTAAAGCATGAACGAGGTACTTTTGTCGGTGCCACATCTGGGTTCGTCTTACTTGGCCAATGCTTTGGTAGTCTTATCGGTGCCGTCCTGACCGCAAGGTGGGATTGGAGatctattttttggtttttgacCATTGGTTGTGGCACATGTTTTATTATTGCATTCCTTATTCTACcggaaacaaaaaggaCCATCGCAGGTAATCTTTCCGTCAGACCTAAAAGGTTTATTAACAGAGCCccaattttccttttgggCCCTGTAAAGAGAAGATTCAGGTATGATAATCCGGATTATGAGACACTGGATCCCACTATTCCCAAACTAGATTTGACCTCTGCCATGAAAATTCTTGCGCTACCAGAAAttattttgtctttgttcCCATCAGGGCTGCTATTTGCCATGTGGACTTTGATGCTGTCGTCTATTTCATCGGGGTTATCAGTGGGGCCATATAACTATCGTTTGGTGATTATTGGTGTCTGTTATCTACCTGGTGGTATTGGTGGGTTATTGGGTTCCTTTTTCACAGGGAGAGTCATTGACATGTACTTTAAGAGaaagttgaagaaatttgaagaagacaaggCTAACGGCTTAATTCCACAAGATGCTGAAATCAACATGTTCAGGGTCCGTTTAGTATGTCTTCTACCCCAAAATTTCTTAGCTGTTATAGCATACCTTTTGTTCGGCTGGAGTATAGACAAGGGATGGAGAATCGAGTCCGTTTTAATCACTTCATTTGTTTGTTCATACTGTGCCATGAGTACACTATCAACATCAACTACGTTATTGGTGGATTTATATCCAACCAAATCATCTACAGCCAGTAGTTGTTTCAACTTTGTTAGATGCAGTTTGAGTACCATCTTCATGGGGTGTTTCGCCAAAATGAAAGCCTCAATGACTGTGGGTGGTACCTTCACATTCTTATGTGCGTTGGTGTTTTGCTTTAACTTCTTGATGTTCATTCCAATGAAATACGGTATGAAATGGAGAGATGACAGATTGCTGAAACGTCAAACATAA